One window from the genome of Actinoplanes teichomyceticus ATCC 31121 encodes:
- the hypE gene encoding hydrogenase expression/formation protein HypE, with protein MTAVDPAAGTCPAPLPETERVLLGHGSGGRLSAELITEVLVPALGAAAPGGPLEDAAVVTAAGSELVLSTDAYVVDPLFFPGGDIGALAVHGTVNDLAMRAAMPVALTLAYVVEEGLPIADLRRVAASVGAAAVAAGVPVVTGDTKVVGRGAADRLFVITAGLGQRLPGAAPTAAGARPGDEVLLSGPIGCHGVTVLSTREGLGFEADVSSDTRPLHRLVAALVGAGGPDVHALRDLTRGGLASALNEIAAASAVGVEIEESALPVPEPVRAACEILGLDPAYVANEGCLVAFVAPAAAGAVLEAMRSRPEGAAAVRIGVVTDSGPVLVRTTVGSRRVLDMLLGEQLPRIC; from the coding sequence GTGACCGCCGTGGACCCGGCCGCCGGCACCTGCCCCGCGCCGCTGCCGGAGACCGAGCGGGTGCTGCTCGGGCACGGTTCCGGCGGCCGGCTCTCCGCCGAGCTGATCACCGAGGTGCTCGTGCCCGCCCTCGGCGCGGCCGCGCCGGGCGGCCCGCTGGAGGACGCCGCGGTGGTCACCGCGGCCGGTTCGGAGCTGGTGCTCAGCACCGACGCGTACGTGGTCGATCCGCTCTTCTTCCCCGGCGGTGACATCGGCGCCCTGGCCGTGCACGGCACGGTCAACGACCTGGCCATGCGCGCCGCGATGCCGGTCGCGCTGACCCTCGCGTACGTGGTGGAGGAGGGTCTGCCCATCGCCGACCTGCGCCGGGTGGCCGCGTCGGTGGGCGCCGCCGCTGTGGCCGCCGGTGTCCCGGTGGTGACCGGGGACACCAAGGTGGTGGGCCGGGGCGCCGCCGACCGGCTGTTCGTGATCACCGCCGGGCTGGGGCAGCGGCTGCCCGGTGCGGCGCCGACCGCGGCGGGCGCCCGGCCCGGCGACGAGGTGCTGCTCTCCGGCCCGATCGGCTGCCACGGCGTGACGGTGCTGAGCACCCGGGAGGGACTGGGGTTCGAGGCCGACGTGTCGTCCGACACCCGGCCGCTGCACCGGCTCGTCGCCGCCCTGGTCGGCGCGGGCGGCCCGGACGTGCACGCGTTACGTGACCTCACCCGCGGGGGACTGGCCTCGGCGCTCAACGAGATCGCCGCGGCCTCGGCGGTCGGCGTCGAGATCGAGGAGTCGGCGCTGCCCGTGCCGGAGCCGGTCCGGGCGGCGTGCGAGATCCTCGGCCTCGATCCGGCGTACGTGGCCAACGAGGGGTGCCTGGTGGCGTTCGTCGCCCCGGCCGCCGCCGGCGCGGTGCTGGAGGCGATGCGGTCGAGGCCGGAGGGCGCCGCGGCGGTCCGGATCGGCGTCGTGACCGACAGCGGGCCGGTGCTGGTGCGTACCACGGTGGGCTCGCGACGGGTCCTCGACATGCTGCTGGGCGAGCAGCTGCCGCGGATCTGCTGA
- a CDS encoding winged helix-turn-helix transcriptional regulator → MGTRREIAALPPEADLARADSLAREIFSDVANKWALLLIEFLGQRTMRFSELRDGVGGISHKMLTQNLRMLERNGLVERTVHATVPPRVEYTLTEAGRALRAVVDGMCGWTQRYLGHIEASRRQYPG, encoded by the coding sequence ATGGGAACCCGCCGGGAGATCGCCGCACTGCCCCCGGAAGCCGACCTGGCCCGGGCCGACTCGCTGGCCCGGGAGATCTTCTCCGACGTCGCCAACAAGTGGGCGCTGCTGCTCATCGAGTTCCTCGGGCAGCGCACGATGCGTTTCAGCGAACTGCGCGACGGGGTCGGCGGCATCAGCCACAAGATGCTGACCCAGAACCTGCGCATGCTCGAGCGCAACGGCCTGGTCGAGCGGACCGTACACGCCACGGTTCCGCCCCGGGTGGAGTACACCCTCACCGAGGCGGGCCGGGCGCTGCGCGCGGTGGTCGACGGGATGTGCGGCTGGACCCAGCGGTATCTGGGCCACATCGAAGCCTCCCGCCGGCAGTATCCGGGTTAA
- a CDS encoding HypC/HybG/HupF family hydrogenase formation chaperone, whose protein sequence is MCLGIPGLITEVEPVDGLRTATVDFGGVRKRVCLAYTPAAGPGDYVIVHVGFAISVVDAAEAERTLAVLRAMDGVLEQELNP, encoded by the coding sequence ATGTGCCTGGGCATCCCCGGACTGATCACCGAGGTCGAGCCGGTCGACGGGCTGCGGACCGCCACAGTCGACTTCGGCGGCGTACGCAAGCGGGTGTGCCTGGCGTACACCCCGGCCGCCGGCCCCGGCGACTACGTGATCGTCCATGTCGGGTTCGCCATCAGCGTCGTGGACGCCGCCGAGGCCGAGCGCACCCTGGCCGTGCTGCGCGCCATGGACGGCGTGCTCGAGCAGGAGCTGAACCCGTGA
- a CDS encoding RidA family protein, with amino-acid sequence MAVTLVNPAGLPEIPIYHQVSVATGTRLVNVAGQVAWDAEGRLVGAGDLAAQVEQCYLNVATALAGVGGSFADVVRLTVHVVDWTPDKMPLLLDGIARAAARLGFTPAAPASLFGIAALDVPEHLVEVEATAMVD; translated from the coding sequence ATGGCCGTCACCCTGGTCAACCCCGCCGGCCTGCCCGAGATCCCGATCTACCACCAGGTGTCGGTGGCGACCGGGACGCGGCTGGTCAACGTCGCGGGCCAGGTCGCCTGGGACGCCGAGGGCAGGCTGGTCGGCGCCGGCGATCTGGCCGCCCAGGTGGAACAGTGCTATCTCAACGTGGCGACGGCGCTGGCCGGCGTCGGCGGCTCGTTCGCCGACGTGGTGAGGCTGACCGTCCACGTCGTCGACTGGACGCCCGACAAGATGCCGCTGCTGCTGGACGGCATCGCCCGGGCGGCGGCGCGGCTCGGCTTCACCCCAGCGGCCCCGGCGTCACTGTTCGGCATCGCGGCCCTGGACGTGCCCGAGCACCTGGTCGAGGTGGAGGCGACCGCGATGGTGGATTAA
- the hypD gene encoding hydrogenase formation protein HypD — protein sequence MRYLDEYRDPVLARALLAELAQVTTRPWTLMEVCGGQTHTIVRQGIDELLPGGIRMIHGPGCPVCVTPLEILDQAMAIAQRPGTILASFGDMLRVPGSHTDLLSLRARGADVRVVYSPMDAVDIARRSPQRQVVFLAVGFETTAPANAMAVLHAAELGLTNFSVLVSHVLVPPAMTAVLTAADCRVQGFLAAGHVCAVMGWTEYEPLAATFRVPIVVTGFEPLDLLEGILMAVRQLEQGRHEVENQYARAVRRHGNDEAQRAIRRVFRVTDRTWRGIGTIPASGLALTGEFAALDAQRRFGVGRLTAREHPDCVAGDILTGTKTPLDCAAYGTRCTPRTPLGAPMVSAEGTCAAYHSAGRRRPATSRAAR from the coding sequence GTGAGATACCTCGACGAGTACCGTGACCCGGTCCTGGCCCGGGCGCTGCTGGCGGAGCTGGCCCAGGTCACCACCCGGCCGTGGACGCTGATGGAGGTGTGCGGCGGGCAGACCCACACCATCGTCCGGCAGGGCATCGACGAACTGCTGCCCGGCGGCATCCGCATGATCCACGGGCCGGGCTGCCCGGTCTGTGTCACCCCACTGGAGATCCTCGACCAGGCCATGGCGATCGCCCAGCGCCCGGGAACGATCCTCGCCAGTTTCGGCGACATGCTGCGGGTCCCCGGCTCGCACACCGACCTGCTCTCGCTGCGGGCCCGCGGCGCGGACGTCCGCGTGGTCTACTCGCCGATGGACGCCGTCGACATCGCCCGCCGGTCGCCGCAGCGGCAGGTGGTGTTCCTCGCCGTCGGGTTCGAGACCACCGCACCGGCGAACGCGATGGCCGTCCTGCACGCCGCCGAGCTGGGGCTGACCAACTTCAGTGTGCTGGTCAGCCACGTGCTGGTGCCGCCGGCCATGACGGCGGTGCTGACCGCGGCCGACTGCCGGGTGCAGGGTTTCCTGGCCGCCGGGCACGTCTGCGCGGTGATGGGCTGGACCGAGTACGAGCCCCTCGCCGCCACCTTCCGGGTCCCCATCGTGGTGACCGGGTTCGAACCGCTGGACCTGCTGGAGGGCATCCTGATGGCGGTCCGCCAACTCGAACAGGGCCGGCACGAGGTGGAGAACCAGTACGCCCGCGCGGTCCGCCGGCACGGCAACGACGAGGCCCAGCGGGCGATCCGCCGGGTCTTCCGGGTCACCGACCGCACCTGGCGGGGCATCGGCACGATCCCGGCCAGCGGGCTGGCGCTGACCGGCGAGTTCGCCGCCCTGGACGCGCAGCGCCGCTTCGGTGTCGGCCGGCTCACCGCGCGGGAACACCCGGACTGTGTGGCCGGCGACATCCTGACCGGCACGAAGACCCCCCTCGACTGCGCCGCCTACGGCACCCGGTGCACGCCGCGCACGCCGCTGGGCGCGCCGATGGTGTCGGCCGAGGGAACCTGCGCGGCCTACCACAGTGCGGGACGCCGCCGCCCGGCCACCTCGCGGGCGGCGCGGTGA
- a CDS encoding RICIN domain-containing protein gives MACAGIGRALSAISLVVLSPAGAAGAAPLTPHDLVAEKLEDPAARPVGRGYIYHEYVARHSQKCLDVKYGGRSDGADVIQWRCHGGDNQSWRFAITDWPDFWGTTYVNLINERSGKCLDVKYGSKTDGADVIQWRCHDGDNQKWTPILIAQAGGRNYFLIKNKGSGKCLDVKGSDVGDGADVIQWRCRSSKNQEWEEITSKGVGAAAMKHATVIPPGIRGADPVVAAVFSDPRSTATTRPS, from the coding sequence ATGGCATGCGCTGGAATCGGACGCGCGCTATCGGCCATATCGCTTGTTGTGCTCAGCCCCGCAGGCGCTGCCGGCGCGGCGCCGCTGACGCCGCACGATCTCGTAGCCGAGAAGCTTGAGGATCCGGCCGCCCGGCCGGTAGGTCGCGGCTACATATATCACGAGTACGTTGCACGGCACAGTCAGAAGTGCCTCGACGTCAAGTACGGCGGCAGGAGTGACGGCGCCGACGTGATCCAGTGGCGTTGTCATGGTGGCGACAACCAGTCCTGGAGATTTGCCATCACCGACTGGCCCGACTTCTGGGGAACGACGTACGTCAATCTCATCAACGAGCGCAGCGGAAAATGTCTCGACGTCAAGTACGGCAGCAAGACTGACGGTGCCGACGTCATCCAATGGCGCTGTCACGACGGCGACAACCAAAAATGGACGCCTATCTTGATTGCTCAAGCCGGAGGCCGGAACTACTTCTTGATCAAGAATAAGGGGAGCGGCAAGTGCCTCGACGTCAAGGGGAGTGATGTTGGTGACGGTGCCGACGTAATCCAGTGGAGATGTCGGAGCAGCAAGAATCAGGAGTGGGAAGAAATCACAAGTAAGGGCGTCGGTGCCGCGGCGATGAAGCACGCCACAGTGATACCGCCCGGCATTCGCGGCGCAGACCCGGTCGTGGCTGCGGTATTCTCTGATCCGAGATCAACGGCAACGACACGGCCGTCATAA